In one Campylobacter insulaenigrae NCTC 12927 genomic region, the following are encoded:
- the rpsK gene encoding 30S ribosomal protein S11, which translates to MAKRKVVKKKVVKKNIAKGIVYISATFNNTMVTVTDEMGNAIAWSSAGGLGFKGSKKSTPYAAQQAVEDALNKAKEHGIKEVGIKVQGPGSGRETAVKSVGAMEGIKVTFLKDITPLAHNGCRPPKRRRV; encoded by the coding sequence ATGGCAAAAAGAAAAGTAGTTAAGAAAAAAGTAGTTAAGAAAAATATTGCAAAAGGTATAGTATATATCAGTGCAACTTTCAATAATACCATGGTAACAGTTACAGATGAAATGGGAAATGCCATAGCTTGGAGCAGTGCAGGTGGTTTAGGATTTAAAGGCTCTAAAAAATCAACTCCTTATGCAGCACAACAAGCAGTTGAAGATGCTTTAAATAAAGCGAAAGAACATGGAATTAAAGAAGTAGGTATTAAAGTTCAAGGACCAGGAAGTGGTCGTGAGACAGCGGTAAAAAGTGTAGGAGCTATGGAAGGTATTAAAGTAACTTTCTTAAAAGATATAACTCCATTAGCTCATAATGGTTGTAGACCACCAAAACGTCGTCGTGTCTAA
- the rpsD gene encoding 30S ribosomal protein S4 encodes MARYRGPVEKLERRLGVSLAMKGERRLAGKSALDKRPYAPGQHGQRKAKISEYGLQLREKQKAKFMYGVSEKQFRRLFSEAARKDGNTGALLIQLLEQRLDNVVYRMGFATTRRFARQLVTHGHILVNGKRVDIPSYRVEAGQKIEVIEKSKNNPQITRAIELTAQTGIVAWVDVEKDKRFGIFTRKPEREEVIIPVEERFIVELYSK; translated from the coding sequence ATGGCAAGATATAGAGGACCAGTAGAAAAATTAGAAAGACGACTTGGCGTAAGCTTAGCAATGAAAGGCGAAAGAAGATTAGCAGGTAAAAGTGCTTTAGACAAACGCCCTTATGCACCAGGTCAACATGGACAAAGAAAAGCAAAAATTAGTGAATATGGACTTCAATTAAGAGAAAAGCAAAAAGCTAAATTTATGTATGGCGTTAGTGAAAAACAATTTAGAAGATTATTTTCTGAAGCTGCAAGAAAAGATGGTAATACGGGTGCGCTTTTGATTCAACTTTTAGAACAAAGACTTGATAATGTTGTTTATAGAATGGGATTTGCTACAACTCGTCGTTTTGCAAGACAGCTTGTAACTCATGGACATATTTTAGTAAATGGTAAGAGAGTTGATATTCCAAGTTATAGAGTTGAAGCAGGTCAAAAAATTGAGGTGATAGAAAAAAGCAAAAATAATCCTCAAATTACAAGAGCTATCGAGCTTACAGCTCAAACTGGCATAGTTGCTTGGGTTGATGTAGAAAAAGATAAAAGATTTGGAATTTTTACAAGAAAACCTGAGAGAGAAGAAGTGATCATTCCAGTTGAGGAAAGATTTATCGTTGAGTTGTACTCTAAATAA